A DNA window from Hordeum vulgare subsp. vulgare chromosome 1H, MorexV3_pseudomolecules_assembly, whole genome shotgun sequence contains the following coding sequences:
- the LOC123450739 gene encoding subtilisin-like protease SBT3.5, giving the protein MGSSSSQHARQVAAWLLLPLLCFSMLLSRANGGGSRKIYIAYLGDVKHGHPDEVVASHHDMLTTLLQSKEDSSASMVYNYKHGFSGFAAMLTADQATRLAEFPGVISVEPSKTYKTTTTHSWDFLGLNYPSSHTPASELLKATNYGENIIIGMVDTGVWPESRSFSDQGYGPVPSRWNGKCEVGPDWGSNNCSRKVIGARFYSAGVPEEYFKGDSLSPRDHNGHGTHTASIAAGSPVEPAAASFHGIAAGLARGGAPRARLAVYKSCWSDGTCFESTVLAAVDDAIHDGVDVLSLSLVMSENSFAALHAVKKGIVVVHTAGNNGPAMMTIENTSPWVITVAATSIDRSFPTVITLGNSQQIVGQSLYYQVKNSSAYKSDFTNLICTSSCTPENLKGNDVKGMILLCNDKGASFFTAAQYIVDNGGSGLISSLRIVDDLFNIAEACQGIACVLVDIDDADKICQYYEDSSNPLAKIEPARTVTGNEILAPKVPTFSSRGPSVTYPAILKPDIAAPGVNILAAKKDSYAIISGTSQAAPHVAGIVALLKVLHPDWSPAALKSAIITTAHVTDERGMPILAQASSQKIADPFDYGGGNINPCGAAHPGLIYDIDPSDYNKFFKCPIGTKKEPGTCNTTTTLPAYYLNLPSISVPDLRQPITVYRTVTNVGEVNSVYHAAVQSPMGVKMEVFPPVLMFDAANKVQTYQVKLSPMWKLHGDYTFGSLTWHNDQKAVRIPVVARITTQEI; this is encoded by the exons ATGGGCTCTTCTTCCTCGCAACACGCACGGCAGGTAGCCGCTTGGTTGCTACTACCGCTGCTATGCTTTTCCATGCTGTTATCCAGAGCAAACGGTGGAGGGTCTCGCAAG ATATACATAGCTTACCTAGGGGATGTGAAGCATGGGCACCCGGACGAGGTCGTGGCCTCGCATCATGACATGCTCACCACTCTTCTCCAAAG CAAGGAGGATTCTTCGGCCTCCATGGTCTATAACTACAAGCATGGTTTCTCGGGCTTCGCCGCCATGCTCACCGCAGACCAAGCAACAAGGCTTGCAG AGTTTCCTGGAGTCATCAGTGTTGAACCGAGCAAAACGTACAAGACCACCACCACACATAGCTGGGATTTTCTTGGGCTCAACTACCCGTCCTCCCACACACCGGCCAGTGAGCTACTAAAGGCAACCAACTATGGAGAGAATATAATCATCGGCATGGTTGACACAG GGGTCTGGCCGGAGTCGAGAAGCTTCAGCGATCAAGGGTATGGGCCGGTGCCATCAAGGTGGAATGGAAAATGCGAGGTTGGGCCAGACTGGGGAAGCAACAACTGCAGCCGGAAGGTCATCGGCGCACGGTTCTACAGCGCCGGGGTCCCCGAAGAGTACTTCAAAGGGGACTCGCTGTCGCCCCGTGACCACAACGGCCACGGCACACACACAGCCTCCATCGCGGCTGGCTCCCCCGTGGAGCCGGCAGCTGCCAGCTTCCATGGCATCGCTGCCGGGCTCGCGCGGGGAGGCGCGCCACGCGCTCGCCTCGCGGTGTACAAGTCCTGCTGGAGCGACGGCACTTGCTTCGAGTCGACCGTGCTGGCCGCCGTCGACGACGCCATCCACGACGGGGTGGACGTTCTGTCCTTGTCCCTCGTAATGAGCGAGAACTCGTTCGCTGCGCTGCACGCGGTCAAGAAGGGGATCGTCGTGGTGCACACCGCCGGTAACAACGGGCCTGCGATGATGACCATCGAGAACACATCACCGTGGGTCATCACCGTCGCGGCGACGAGCATCGACCGCTCGTTCCCGACGGTGATCACGTTGGGAAACAGCCAACAAATAGTG GGACAGTCTCTCTATTACCAAGTGAAGAACAGCTCAGCATACAAGAGCGATTTCACCAATCTTATATGTACATCGTC TTGTACCCCGGAGAATCTTAAAGGCAACGACGTGAAAGGGATGATCCTGCTCTGCAATGACAAAGGGGCCAGTTTCTTCACGGCGGCACAGTACATCGTCGACAATGGAGGGTCCGGACTCATCAGCTCGCTAAGAATCGTGGATGACCTATTCAACATTGCAGAAGCTTGCCAAGGCATCGCCTGTGTACTTGTCGACATCGACGATGCGGACAAGATATGCCAATACTACGAGGACTCAAG CAACCCCCTTGCAAAGATTGAACCAGCACGCACCGTTACGGGCAATGAGATTCTGGCCCCAAAAGTGCCGACCTTTTCCTCCAGAGGCCCATCGGTTACTTACCCCGCCATTCTCAAG CCTGACATAGCTGCACCTGGAGTCAACATCTTGGCCGCAAAAAAGGATTCCTACGCAATTATTTCAGGGACGTCCCAGGCAGCCCCTCATGTAGCGGGCATCGTCGCCCTGCTGAAAGTCCTGCACCCAGACTGGTCTCCCGCGGCACTGAAATCAGCCATCATCACCACTG CCCATGTAACCGATGAACGCGGCATGCCGATATTGGCACAAGCGTCATCACAGAAGATTgctgacccgttcgactacggagGAGGGAACATAAATCCTTGTGGAGCGGCTCATCCCGGCCTCATCTATGACATCGATCCAAGCGActacaacaaattcttcaaatgtcCCATCGGCACTAAGAAAGAGCCCGGGACTTGCAACACCACAACCACGCTACCGGCATATTACCTCAACCTACCATCCATCTCGGTTCCAGATCTCAGGCAACCCATCACCGTGTATAGGACAGTGACCAACGTCGGTGAGGTCAATTCTGTGTACCATGCCGCAGTGCAGAGCCCGATGGGAGTCAAGATGGAGGTCTTCCCACCTGTTCTTATGTTCGACGCTGCCAACAAAGTTCAGACGTATCAGGTGAAGCTGTCCCCTATGTGGAAGTTGCATGGGGACTACACATTTGGTAGCCTTACTTGGCATAATGACCAAAAAGCAGTAAGGATTCCAGTTGTGGCCCGGATTACAACTCAAGAAATCTAG